A stretch of the Neisseria sp. DTU_2020_1000833_1_SI_GRL_NUU_006 genome encodes the following:
- a CDS encoding peptidyl-prolyl cis-trans isomerase, producing the protein MRKTHFTAALVMAALSCSLFAQTLVTVNGQTIDSSVIDGQVAALRAENKQIQDSPQLRQELANRQVISTVIAQEARRRKLDQSAEFKKALEQARADAKKQGADKKPSFKTEWAAFEDDLLGQALAIDVLRKNPVNEQEIKKSYDEFAKFYQGSQEVRLGEIVTRTKADGQKAAADLKAKKAFAAVLKQYSIDEEAKKAGGIPQAYVPLKDLQEAAPPLYAAIKDLKKGEATSEPLQDGNSYAVFYVDDRRDVKVPAFNEIKGSIARDLSTARIDDTMRALLQKADIKPAK; encoded by the coding sequence ATGAGAAAAACCCATTTTACAGCCGCATTGGTTATGGCCGCCCTATCCTGCAGCCTGTTTGCCCAAACTTTGGTTACCGTCAACGGACAAACCATCGACAGCAGCGTGATTGACGGACAAGTTGCCGCCTTGCGTGCTGAAAACAAACAAATCCAGGATTCTCCACAACTGCGACAAGAGCTGGCCAACCGCCAAGTTATCAGCACGGTTATCGCGCAAGAAGCCAGACGCCGCAAACTGGACCAAAGTGCGGAATTCAAAAAAGCCCTCGAACAAGCCCGTGCAGATGCGAAGAAACAAGGTGCGGACAAAAAACCGTCCTTCAAAACAGAATGGGCGGCATTTGAAGACGACCTGCTCGGACAAGCTCTGGCCATCGACGTATTGCGCAAAAATCCTGTCAACGAACAAGAAATTAAAAAATCCTACGATGAATTTGCCAAATTCTACCAAGGCAGTCAGGAAGTACGCCTAGGGGAAATCGTCACCCGAACTAAAGCCGACGGACAAAAAGCTGCTGCCGATTTGAAGGCGAAGAAGGCTTTTGCCGCAGTATTGAAACAATATTCGATTGATGAAGAAGCCAAAAAAGCAGGCGGTATTCCTCAAGCTTATGTTCCGCTGAAAGACTTGCAAGAAGCCGCACCGCCGTTGTACGCAGCAATCAAAGACCTGAAAAAAGGCGAAGCGACATCCGAGCCGCTGCAAGACGGTAATTCTTACGCCGTGTTTTACGTTGACGACCGCCGCGATGTCAAAGTCCCTGCCTTTAACGAAATCAAAGGCAGCATAGCCCGCGACCTGAGTACTGCCCGCATTGACGACACTATGCGTGCGCTCTTGCAAAAAGCTGACATCAAACCTGCCAAATAA
- a CDS encoding outer membrane protein assembly factor BamE, with protein MNKPLCLALAALIGLSACSAERVSLFPSYKLKVIQGNELDPRAVVSLQAGMSRDQVQLLLGTPLLRDAFHADRWDYTFNTSRNGIIKDRSNLTVYFENDVLVRAEGDAIQKSIETLQAEQKAAQTAQ; from the coding sequence GTGAACAAACCCCTCTGTCTTGCCCTCGCCGCCCTCATCGGACTTTCCGCATGCAGCGCCGAACGCGTTTCCCTGTTCCCCTCTTACAAACTCAAAGTCATCCAAGGCAACGAACTTGATCCCCGCGCCGTCGTCTCCCTCCAAGCAGGCATGAGCCGCGACCAAGTCCAACTCCTGCTTGGCACCCCGCTGCTGCGCGACGCATTCCATGCCGACCGTTGGGACTACACCTTCAATACCAGCCGCAACGGCATCATCAAAGACCGCAGCAACCTCACCGTTTATTTTGAAAACGACGTCCTTGTCCGAGCAGAAGGCGATGCCATCCAAAAATCCATCGAAACCCTCCAAGCCGAACAAAAAGCAGCCCAAACTGCACAATAA
- the dtd gene encoding D-aminoacyl-tRNA deacylase: protein MRAVIQKVSCSRVDVLNGNHKETCAEIDNGLMILLGVTHDDTELDARYIADKAANLRIFEDDAGKLNLSVKDVGGSILLVSQFTLYADARNGRRPSFSAAAPAEQAQTLYLHTAELLRGHGLNVQTGHFQTHMQVSLCNDGPVTLLLDSQKLF, encoded by the coding sequence ATGCGAGCCGTCATCCAAAAAGTGAGTTGTTCCCGCGTCGATGTATTGAACGGAAATCATAAGGAAACCTGCGCAGAAATCGATAACGGGTTGATGATATTGCTCGGCGTTACCCACGACGATACCGAATTAGATGCGCGCTACATTGCCGACAAAGCCGCCAATCTGCGCATTTTCGAAGACGATGCCGGCAAATTGAACCTGTCCGTCAAAGATGTCGGCGGCTCAATCCTGCTGGTTTCACAATTCACGTTGTATGCCGATGCACGAAATGGCCGCCGCCCGTCTTTCTCGGCAGCCGCCCCTGCCGAACAGGCGCAAACGCTCTATCTGCATACCGCAGAACTATTGCGCGGACATGGTTTGAACGTACAAACCGGCCACTTCCAAACACATATGCAGGTCAGCCTGTGCAACGACGGCCCCGTTACCCTGCTGCTGGACTCGCAAAAACTGTTTTGA
- the lysS gene encoding lysine--tRNA ligase yields MSEQNNPQTEPQLDENQIIALRREKLHNIRQQRIAYPNNFKRDSFAADLHARYGEISKEELDPQAVPVKIAGRMMLKRQMGKASFATIQDVTGQIQLYLNNKGVSQEVLDDFNHWDLGDIVGAEGTLFKTNHGELTVRVSDIRLLSKSLRPLPDKHKGLSDQETKYRQRYVDLIANEESRNTFIKRSQIIQSVRNFMVNEHYLEVETPMMHPIPGGATAKPFVTHHNALDIPLYLRIAPELYLKRLVVGGLERVFEINRSFRNEGMSVRHNPEFTMIEFYEAFSDYERMMQMAEDIIRNASRTVNGTAKISYNGKEVDLESPFERLTILEAIKKYNPHYTDEQLNDAEWLKKEIVKHGESLPPSPGIGSLQLALFEGCAEGKLWNPTFIVDYPVEVSPLARASDTKKGLTERFELFVVGRELANGYSELNDPEDQAERFKAQVAQKDAGDDEAMHYDADYIRAMEFGLPPTGGCGIGIDRLVMLLTDSQTIRDVILFPQMRPE; encoded by the coding sequence ATGAGCGAACAAAACAATCCGCAAACCGAGCCGCAGTTGGACGAAAACCAAATCATCGCCCTGCGCCGCGAAAAACTGCACAACATCCGCCAACAGCGCATTGCCTATCCCAACAACTTCAAGCGCGACAGCTTTGCCGCCGATTTGCACGCCCGATACGGCGAAATCAGCAAAGAAGAACTCGACCCGCAAGCCGTTCCCGTCAAAATTGCCGGCCGCATGATGCTCAAACGCCAAATGGGCAAGGCGAGCTTTGCCACCATCCAAGACGTGACCGGCCAAATCCAGCTTTATCTGAACAACAAAGGCGTGAGTCAGGAAGTTTTGGACGATTTCAACCATTGGGACTTGGGTGACATCGTCGGCGCGGAAGGCACTTTGTTCAAAACCAACCACGGCGAATTGACCGTGCGCGTGTCCGACATCCGCCTGTTGTCCAAATCCCTGCGCCCGCTGCCCGACAAACACAAAGGCTTGAGCGATCAGGAAACCAAATACCGCCAACGCTACGTCGATTTGATTGCCAACGAAGAATCGCGCAATACGTTTATCAAACGCAGCCAAATCATCCAATCCGTGCGCAATTTCATGGTGAACGAGCATTATCTCGAAGTCGAAACCCCGATGATGCACCCGATTCCCGGCGGCGCGACGGCGAAACCGTTCGTGACCCATCACAACGCTTTGGACATCCCGCTCTACCTGCGCATCGCCCCCGAGCTGTATCTGAAACGCCTGGTGGTCGGCGGTTTGGAGCGCGTGTTTGAAATCAACCGCAGCTTCCGCAACGAAGGCATGTCCGTGCGCCACAACCCCGAATTTACCATGATTGAATTCTACGAAGCCTTCTCCGACTACGAACGCATGATGCAGATGGCGGAAGACATCATCCGCAACGCATCGCGCACGGTAAACGGCACGGCGAAAATCAGCTACAACGGCAAAGAAGTCGATTTGGAAAGCCCGTTTGAGCGCCTGACCATTCTCGAAGCCATCAAAAAATACAATCCGCACTACACCGACGAGCAGTTGAACGATGCGGAGTGGCTGAAAAAAGAAATCGTCAAACACGGCGAAAGCCTGCCGCCGTCCCCCGGCATCGGCAGCCTGCAACTTGCCCTGTTTGAAGGTTGCGCCGAGGGCAAACTGTGGAACCCGACCTTCATCGTCGATTACCCGGTCGAAGTTTCCCCGTTGGCACGCGCTTCGGATACGAAAAAAGGCCTGACCGAACGTTTCGAATTGTTCGTTGTCGGTCGCGAATTGGCAAACGGCTATTCCGAGTTGAACGACCCCGAAGACCAAGCCGAACGCTTCAAAGCGCAAGTGGCGCAAAAAGACGCGGGCGACGACGAAGCCATGCACTACGATGCCGACTACATCCGCGCGATGGAATTCGGCCTGCCGCCGACAGGCGGTTGCGGCATCGGCATCGACCGCCTGGTGATGCTGCTGACCGATTCGCAAACCATCCGCGACGTGATTTTGTTCCCGCAAATGCGTCCCGAATAA
- a CDS encoding hydrogen peroxide-inducible genes activator, giving the protein MTLTELRYIVAVAQERHFGRAARRCFVSQPTLSIAIKKLEEELSVSLFDRSSNDIITTEAGERIVAQARRVLEEAELIKHLASEEQNELEGAFKLGLIFTVAPYLLPKLIISLRETAPKMPLMLEENYTHILTESLKRGDVDAIVVAEPFQEPGIVTEPLYDEPFFVIVPKGHHFEELDAVTPQMLGEEQVLLLTEGNCMRDQVLSSCSELAAKQKIQGLTNTLQGSSINTIRHMVASGLAISVMPATALTENDHLLFSIIPFSGSVPHRRVVLAYRRNFVRPKALTALRTAILNSHLHGVSFVKE; this is encoded by the coding sequence ATGACCTTGACCGAATTGCGTTACATCGTAGCCGTCGCGCAGGAGCGTCATTTCGGACGTGCCGCGCGCCGCTGCTTTGTCAGCCAGCCCACCCTTTCCATCGCCATCAAAAAGCTGGAAGAAGAGCTGTCGGTGTCCCTGTTTGACCGCAGCAGCAACGACATCATCACCACCGAAGCGGGCGAGCGCATCGTTGCCCAAGCCCGCCGCGTGCTGGAAGAAGCCGAGCTGATCAAGCACCTTGCCAGCGAAGAGCAAAACGAATTGGAAGGCGCATTCAAACTCGGTCTGATTTTTACCGTCGCCCCCTACCTTCTGCCCAAGCTCATCATTTCCCTGCGCGAAACCGCGCCGAAAATGCCCCTGATGCTTGAAGAGAACTACACGCACATCCTGACTGAATCGCTCAAGCGCGGCGACGTCGATGCCATCGTAGTCGCAGAACCCTTCCAAGAGCCTGGCATCGTTACCGAGCCTTTATATGACGAACCTTTCTTCGTCATCGTCCCCAAAGGACACCATTTCGAAGAACTCGATGCCGTTACCCCGCAAATGCTGGGCGAAGAGCAGGTTTTGTTGCTGACGGAAGGCAACTGTATGCGCGACCAAGTTTTATCAAGCTGTTCCGAGCTGGCCGCCAAGCAGAAAATCCAAGGTCTGACCAACACCCTGCAAGGCAGCTCCATTAACACCATCCGCCACATGGTTGCCAGCGGTCTCGCCATTAGCGTCATGCCTGCTACCGCGTTGACCGAAAACGACCATTTGCTGTTCAGCATCATTCCGTTTTCAGGCTCCGTACCGCACCGCCGCGTCGTTTTGGCATACCGTCGGAACTTCGTTCGCCCCAAAGCATTGACTGCCTTGCGGACTGCCATCCTCAATTCCCATCTTCACGGCGTAAGTTTTGTGAAGGAATAA
- the fur gene encoding ferric iron uptake transcriptional regulator translates to MGKRAEIAYYNVYYFTGILNIMEKFSNIAQLKDSGLKVTGPRLKILDLFESHAEEHLSAEDVYRILLEEGVEIGVATIYRVLTQFEQAGILQRHHFETGKAVYELDKGDHHDHIVCVKCGEVTEFHNPEIEALQDKIAEENGYRIVDHALYMYGVCGECQAKSKR, encoded by the coding sequence GTGGGCAAGCGGGCTGAAATTGCGTATTATAACGTCTATTACTTCACAGGGATATTGAATATTATGGAAAAATTCAGCAATATTGCGCAATTGAAAGACAGCGGTTTGAAGGTTACCGGTCCGCGTTTGAAAATCTTGGATTTGTTCGAGTCGCATGCTGAAGAGCATTTGAGTGCTGAAGATGTGTACCGTATTTTGCTGGAAGAGGGTGTGGAAATCGGCGTAGCGACGATTTACCGCGTATTGACCCAGTTCGAGCAGGCAGGCATTTTGCAGCGCCACCATTTTGAAACCGGCAAGGCGGTTTACGAATTGGACAAAGGCGACCACCACGATCATATCGTCTGCGTGAAATGCGGCGAGGTAACGGAATTCCACAATCCCGAAATCGAAGCCTTGCAAGACAAAATCGCGGAAGAAAACGGCTACCGCATCGTTGACCATGCGCTTTATATGTACGGCGTGTGCGGCGAATGCCAAGCGAAGAGCAAACGCTGA
- the minC gene encoding septum site-determining protein MinC, with the protein MKPAFDIKSARLDVLAIHLHTADLTELEEFLRQRAGQYQELDIVPFVLDVQDFDYPESLDIGAMLTLFARYGMQILGLRHESESWSSFAARYHLVFSRSDKSEPQQPKINQEPAPVQATVINNPTVLISTPVRTGQQVYAENGDLIVTGIVSEGAELIADGNIHVYAPMRGRALAGAKGNTNARIFIHSMQAELVSVAGIYRNFEQDLPDHLHKKAVQVSLQDNRLVISAIDTD; encoded by the coding sequence ATGAAACCCGCCTTCGACATAAAGTCAGCCCGGCTTGACGTACTGGCTATTCACCTGCATACCGCAGACTTGACCGAACTGGAAGAATTTTTGCGCCAGCGCGCCGGTCAGTATCAAGAATTGGATATTGTTCCTTTTGTTTTAGACGTACAGGATTTCGATTATCCCGAGTCATTGGACATCGGAGCTATGCTGACCCTTTTTGCCCGTTATGGCATGCAGATTTTAGGGCTGCGCCATGAAAGTGAAAGTTGGTCGTCTTTTGCTGCACGTTATCATTTGGTTTTCAGCCGCAGCGACAAATCCGAGCCGCAACAACCCAAAATCAACCAAGAGCCTGCCCCCGTTCAGGCAACCGTCATCAATAACCCGACCGTCCTCATCAGCACCCCCGTCCGCACCGGACAGCAGGTTTATGCGGAAAACGGCGACCTTATCGTAACCGGCATCGTCAGTGAAGGTGCGGAACTCATTGCCGACGGAAACATTCACGTCTATGCACCCATGCGCGGCAGGGCGCTGGCAGGCGCGAAAGGCAACACCAACGCGCGCATCTTTATTCACTCCATGCAGGCGGAGCTGGTCTCCGTAGCGGGCATCTACCGCAATTTCGAACAAGACCTGCCCGACCACCTGCACAAAAAAGCCGTACAGGTTTCATTGCAAGACAACCGTTTGGTTATCAGCGCAATCGACACAGATTAA
- the dapB gene encoding 4-hydroxy-tetrahydrodipicolinate reductase translates to MSALKIAIAGVNGRMGRVLVEAVNNHPDTVLSGALEHAGSEVLGLDAGFASGIKTGIAISDDVDAVLAQSDVLIDFTRPEPTLKHLQKCVEKGVNIIIGTTGFDDAGKAAIQAAGEKTGVVFAANFSVGVNLTFHILDTVARVLNEGYDIEIIEGHHRHKVDAPSGTALRMGEVIADALGRDLKQCAVYGREGHTGPRDPSTIGFATVRAGDIVGDHTALFATDGERVEITHKASSRMTFAAGAVRAAVWVNGKTGLYDMQDVLGLKNR, encoded by the coding sequence ATGAGCGCATTAAAAATCGCCATCGCCGGCGTCAACGGCCGCATGGGGCGCGTACTGGTTGAAGCCGTCAACAACCATCCCGACACCGTCCTCTCCGGCGCACTCGAACACGCCGGCTCTGAAGTCTTAGGCTTGGACGCAGGTTTCGCCTCCGGCATCAAAACCGGCATCGCCATTTCAGACGACGTTGACGCCGTCCTCGCCCAAAGCGACGTACTCATCGACTTTACCCGCCCAGAGCCGACCCTGAAACACCTGCAAAAATGCGTTGAAAAAGGCGTCAACATCATCATCGGCACCACCGGTTTCGACGACGCAGGCAAAGCCGCCATCCAAGCCGCAGGCGAAAAAACAGGCGTCGTCTTCGCCGCCAACTTCAGCGTCGGCGTCAACCTCACCTTCCACATCCTCGACACCGTCGCCCGCGTCCTCAACGAAGGCTACGACATCGAAATCATTGAAGGCCACCACCGCCACAAAGTCGACGCCCCCAGCGGCACCGCCCTGCGCATGGGCGAAGTCATCGCCGACGCACTCGGCCGCGACCTCAAACAATGCGCCGTTTACGGCCGCGAAGGCCACACCGGCCCGCGCGATCCGTCCACCATCGGCTTCGCCACCGTCCGCGCAGGCGACATCGTCGGCGACCACACCGCCCTCTTCGCCACCGACGGCGAACGCGTCGAAATCACCCACAAAGCCAGCAGCCGCATGACCTTCGCCGCCGGAGCCGTCCGCGCCGCAGTTTGGGTCAACGGCAAAACAGGTTTGTACGATATGCAGGATGTTTTGGGATTGAAAAACCGCTAA
- a CDS encoding septation protein A, translating to MKILSDLLAVILFFLTYTVTKDMIAATAVALVVGVLQAAFTYWKFKKLDTMQWVGLVLIVVFGGATILLKDPRFIMWKPTVLFWIGALVLLFSHLAGKNGLKATMGKELELSDTVWNNLTYAWIAFLVFMGIANWFVFTHFESHWVNYKMFGSTGLMFAFFIAQGIYLGKHLPKEN from the coding sequence ATGAAAATTCTGAGTGATTTATTGGCGGTAATTTTGTTTTTTCTGACTTATACGGTTACGAAAGACATGATTGCCGCGACAGCCGTAGCTTTGGTAGTCGGTGTTTTGCAGGCAGCCTTTACCTATTGGAAATTTAAAAAGCTGGATACGATGCAGTGGGTCGGATTGGTTTTAATCGTGGTATTCGGCGGGGCGACCATCCTGCTGAAAGATCCGCGATTCATCATGTGGAAACCGACCGTATTGTTTTGGATAGGCGCACTGGTCTTACTTTTCAGCCACCTTGCCGGAAAAAACGGACTTAAGGCTACAATGGGCAAGGAACTCGAATTGTCCGATACCGTCTGGAATAATCTGACCTATGCTTGGATAGCGTTTCTCGTATTTATGGGCATAGCCAACTGGTTTGTATTCACTCATTTTGAAAGTCATTGGGTGAATTACAAGATGTTCGGTTCGACCGGACTGATGTTCGCTTTCTTTATCGCTCAAGGTATTTATTTGGGCAAACATTTACCAAAGGAGAATTAA
- a CDS encoding BolA family protein, with amino-acid sequence MDMRSAIEGRLKTLNPQIFEFQDDSHLHKGHAGNKGGGHYAVTVVSEAFTGMKRIERQRMVQNLLQDLFAGGFIHALSIKAATPDEYFH; translated from the coding sequence ATGGATATGCGTTCAGCAATAGAAGGTCGCCTGAAAACTCTAAATCCTCAGATATTCGAGTTTCAAGACGACAGCCATTTGCACAAAGGACACGCAGGCAATAAAGGCGGGGGGCATTATGCTGTAACCGTCGTCAGCGAGGCTTTCACCGGGATGAAACGTATTGAACGCCAACGCATGGTTCAAAACCTGCTCCAAGACCTGTTTGCCGGCGGTTTCATCCATGCCTTAAGCATTAAGGCGGCAACGCCCGACGAATATTTCCATTGA
- the minD gene encoding septum site-determining protein MinD, with translation MTKIIVVTSGKGGVGKTTTSASIAAGLALRGHKTAVIDFDVGLRNLDLIMGCERRVVYDLINVIQGEATLTQALIKDKNCENLFILPASQTRDKDALTREGVEKVMQELSSDKMGFEYIICDSPAGIEQGALMALYFADEAIVTTNPEVSSVRDSDRILGILQSKSRKAEQGGTVKEHLLITRYSPERVNKGEMLSVQDICDILRIPLIGVIPESQNVLQASNAGEPVIHQNSVSAAEAYKDVIARLLGENREMRFLEAEKKGFFKRLFGG, from the coding sequence GTGACAAAAATCATCGTAGTAACATCAGGTAAAGGCGGCGTAGGTAAAACCACGACCAGCGCCAGTATTGCAGCCGGATTGGCATTGCGAGGCCACAAGACTGCCGTTATCGACTTTGACGTCGGTTTGCGTAACCTCGATCTGATTATGGGTTGCGAACGACGCGTTGTGTATGACCTGATTAACGTCATCCAGGGTGAAGCCACGCTCACTCAGGCACTGATTAAAGACAAAAACTGCGAAAACCTCTTCATTCTGCCTGCATCGCAAACCCGCGACAAAGACGCACTGACCCGTGAAGGCGTTGAGAAAGTCATGCAGGAATTGAGCAGTGACAAAATGGGATTCGAATACATCATCTGCGACTCTCCCGCCGGTATTGAACAGGGCGCATTGATGGCACTCTACTTCGCCGACGAAGCCATCGTTACAACCAACCCCGAAGTATCCAGCGTCCGTGACTCCGACCGTATCTTGGGCATCCTGCAAAGCAAATCCCGCAAAGCCGAACAAGGCGGCACAGTTAAAGAACACCTGCTGATTACCCGCTATTCTCCCGAACGCGTCAACAAAGGCGAAATGCTGTCCGTACAAGATATTTGCGACATCTTGCGCATCCCGCTCATCGGTGTCATTCCCGAATCGCAAAACGTCCTGCAAGCATCCAATGCCGGCGAACCCGTCATCCACCAAAACAGCGTTTCCGCTGCCGAAGCCTACAAAGACGTCATCGCGCGCCTCTTGGGTGAAAACCGCGAAATGCGTTTCCTTGAAGCTGAGAAAAAAGGCTTCTTCAAACGACTGTTCGGAGGCTAA
- a CDS encoding YciI family protein, with translation MEYYMLLATDADDVHEARMAARPDHLKRLEALQAEGRLLTAGPNPLPDNPERVSGSLIIAQFASLDEAQEWAEQDPYVAAGVYEEVLIKPYKAVFK, from the coding sequence ATGGAGTATTATATGCTTTTGGCCACTGATGCAGACGACGTACATGAAGCCCGTATGGCTGCACGTCCCGATCATCTGAAACGTTTGGAAGCCCTGCAAGCCGAAGGGCGCCTTTTGACAGCCGGACCGAATCCTCTGCCCGACAATCCCGAACGCGTCTCCGGCAGCCTTATCATCGCCCAATTCGCATCGCTTGACGAAGCCCAAGAATGGGCGGAACAAGATCCTTATGTCGCTGCGGGCGTATATGAGGAAGTTTTGATTAAGCCCTACAAAGCTGTTTTTAAATAA
- the aat gene encoding leucyl/phenylalanyl-tRNA--protein transferase: MSIPLLYPNDYTFPDPFYALEERDGLVGISRDLDTGRLLSAYRQGIFPWFSENGWFFWYTIDPRAVIVPENLHIGRSLAKTLRNKPYRVTVNQCFETVIAHCAAFPRPGQDGTWIVPEFQAAYTELHRLGHAHSFECFYPDETGRLKLAGGFYGVQIGRVFYGESMFALEPDASKIAFARAVPFLAELGIELIDCQQDTLHMHRFGSESIPFAEFQTTLQRLNALPLNEALGARVVGGTLE; encoded by the coding sequence ATGAGTATCCCCTTGCTTTACCCTAATGATTACACTTTCCCCGACCCGTTTTACGCGCTGGAAGAACGCGACGGCTTGGTCGGTATCAGCCGCGATTTGGATACGGGACGGCTGCTGTCGGCGTATCGGCAGGGGATTTTTCCTTGGTTCAGCGAAAACGGTTGGTTTTTTTGGTACACCATAGATCCGCGCGCCGTCATCGTGCCTGAAAATCTGCATATCGGGCGTTCGTTGGCGAAAACCTTGCGCAACAAACCCTATCGGGTAACGGTCAACCAATGTTTCGAAACCGTCATTGCGCATTGCGCCGCCTTTCCGCGCCCCGGTCAGGACGGTACATGGATTGTTCCCGAGTTCCAAGCCGCTTATACCGAGCTGCACCGCTTGGGTCATGCGCATTCGTTTGAATGTTTCTATCCCGATGAAACAGGTCGTCTGAAACTGGCGGGCGGCTTTTACGGCGTACAAATCGGACGGGTGTTTTACGGAGAATCCATGTTCGCCCTTGAGCCGGATGCCTCCAAAATCGCCTTTGCGCGAGCCGTCCCGTTTCTTGCCGAACTGGGCATCGAGTTGATTGACTGTCAGCAAGATACCCTGCATATGCATCGTTTCGGTTCGGAATCGATACCGTTCGCCGAATTTCAGACGACCTTGCAACGCTTGAATGCTTTGCCTTTGAATGAAGCGTTGGGCGCGCGGGTAGTGGGTGGAACGTTGGAATAG
- the minE gene encoding cell division topological specificity factor MinE, which yields MSLIDMLFGRKPKTAAVARDRLQIIIAQERAQEGKAPDYLPTLRKELLEVLSKYVNVSLDDIRISQEKQDGMDVLELNITLPEQKTEQKKA from the coding sequence ATGTCATTAATAGATATGTTGTTCGGCAGAAAGCCGAAAACCGCCGCCGTCGCGCGTGACCGCCTGCAAATCATCATTGCCCAAGAACGCGCTCAAGAAGGAAAGGCTCCCGACTACCTGCCGACCCTGCGCAAAGAATTACTGGAAGTATTGTCCAAATACGTCAACGTTTCTTTGGACGACATCCGCATTTCCCAAGAAAAGCAGGACGGTATGGATGTTCTCGAATTGAACATCACCCTGCCTGAACAAAAAACGGAACAGAAAAAGGCTTAA